Proteins encoded by one window of Puntigrus tetrazona isolate hp1 chromosome 17, ASM1883169v1, whole genome shotgun sequence:
- the htr1b gene encoding 5-hydroxytryptamine receptor 1B has product MERSGHFKPTPGHFEVLNVSTGANVTLTPKTDGKQESFAFQVTLASVLGLITLATILSNAFVIATISQSRKLQTPANFLIASLAVTDLLVSVLVMPICVLYTVTHVWSLGQVICDIWLSSDITCCTASILHLCVIALDRYWAITDAVEYAKKRTQARAAGMVATAWIIAISISLPPFFWRQVKAGELTTCSVNTDHIFYTIYSTFGAFYIPTLLLIALYGRIYVEARKRILKQSPKKAGKRLTSAHLSTNSPASVASTSPLHCGRQDLCSDSGSLGSDNQIRVTVSDSLLEKKRISAARERKATKTLGVILGAYIVCWLPFFIYTLLDPLCPSCFYAELFDFFNWLGYINSLINPIIYTMSNDDFKKAFHKLISFRCCRRQ; this is encoded by the coding sequence ATGGAGCGCAGCGGTCATTTCAAACCAACCCCTGGCCATTTCGAGGTTTTGAATGTCTCGACCGGCGCCAATGTGACTTTAACGCCTAAAACGGACGGAAAACAAGAAAGTTTCGCCTTCCAAGTCACCTTAGCTTCGGTTCTCGGTCTCATCACTCTCGCGACTATATTAAGCAACGCTTTTGTCATCGCCACCATTTCCCAGTCCAGAAAGCTCCAGACGCCGGCGAACTTCTTGATCGCGTCCCTGGCCGTCACGGACCTTCTGGTGTCGGTGCTCGTGATGCCCATTTGCGTGCTTTACACGGTCACGCACGTGTGGTCGCTCGGGCAGGTTATCTGCGACATCTGGCTGTCCTCAGATATCACCTGTTGCACCGCGTCCATTCTTCACCTCTGCGTGATCGCCTTGGATCGATACTGGGCTATAACGGACGCGGTCGAGTACGCCAAGAAACGCACCCAAGCGCGCGCCGCGGGCATGGTGGCGACCGCCTGGATCATCGCCATCTCCATCTCCCTGCCGCCTTTCTTTTGGAGGCAGGTGAAGGCAGGGGAGCTCACCACCTGCTCGGTCAACACGGACCACATCTTTTACACCATCTACTCCACTTTTGGGGCTTTCTATATCCCTACGCTGCTGCTCATCGCCCTGTACGGGCGGATTTACGTGGAGGCGAGGAAGCGCATTTTGAAGCAGTCGCCCAAAAAAGCTGGGAAAAGACTCACTTCGGCGCATCTGAGCACTAATTCGCCCGCTTCGGTGGCATCGACTTCTCCTTTGCATTGTGGAAGGCAAGACCTGTGCTCGGACAGCGGGTCTCTGGGCAGTGACAATCAAATTAGAGTAACCGTGTCCGATTCACTTCTGGAGAAAAAGAGAATCTCGGCTGCGCGGGAGAGGAAAGCCACCAAAACCCTGGGCGTTATTTTAGGAGCCTACATTGTGTGCTGGTTGCCGTTTTTCATTTACACACTGCTGGATCCTCTCTGTCCGTCCTGCTTTTACGCAGAACTCTTTGACTTTTTCAATTGGCTCGGCTATATCAACTCACTGATCAACCCAATAATATACACCATGTCGAATGACgactttaaaaaagcttttcacAAACTCATAAGCTTTCGATGTTGTAGACGACagtaa